Proteins encoded in a region of the Vibrio ponticus genome:
- a CDS encoding fumarate hydratase, translated as MTVIRREDVISSVADALQYISYYHPLDFVQALEQAYHREQSQAAKDAIAQILINSRMSAEGHRPICQDTGIVTCFVNIGMGVQWDDTDMTVQQMVDEGVRRAYTNPDNPLRASVLMDPAGKRINTKDNTPAVVHINMVPGNEVEVQIAAKGGGSENKTKMVMLNPSDDIAEWVEKTLPTMGAGWCPPGMLGIGIGGTAEKAAVLAKESLMEHIDIQELIERGPQNAEEELRLDIFNRVNRLGIGAQGLGGLTTVVDVKIKTAPTHAASKPVCLIPNCAATRHVHFTLDGSGPAELTPPKLEDWPDITWEAGENTRRVNLDTITKEEAMEWKTGETVLLSGKILTGRDAAHKRIQTMLESGEGLPAGVDFKGKFIYYVGPVDAVGDEVVGPAGPTTSTRMDKFTDLMLEQTGIMGMIGKAERGPATVESIKQHKSVYLMAVGGAAYLVAKAIKKARVVAFEDLGMEAIYEFEVEDMPVTVAVDSNGANAHQIGPDTWKVKIQEMEA; from the coding sequence ATGACAGTAATCCGCAGAGAGGATGTGATCAGCAGCGTGGCTGATGCACTTCAGTACATCTCTTACTACCACCCACTCGATTTCGTTCAAGCCCTAGAACAAGCTTACCATCGAGAGCAAAGCCAAGCGGCAAAGGACGCCATCGCACAAATTTTGATTAATTCACGTATGTCGGCAGAAGGACACCGTCCAATTTGCCAAGATACGGGTATTGTTACATGTTTCGTAAACATTGGTATGGGTGTGCAGTGGGATGACACCGATATGACGGTGCAGCAAATGGTTGATGAGGGCGTTCGTCGTGCTTATACCAACCCAGACAACCCACTGCGTGCATCGGTTCTAATGGACCCTGCTGGTAAGCGTATTAACACCAAAGATAACACGCCAGCTGTGGTACACATCAACATGGTGCCGGGTAATGAAGTTGAAGTTCAAATTGCGGCAAAAGGCGGCGGCAGTGAGAACAAAACTAAGATGGTGATGTTAAACCCATCTGATGATATCGCTGAGTGGGTAGAAAAAACGCTACCGACGATGGGCGCAGGTTGGTGTCCTCCTGGTATGCTTGGCATTGGTATTGGTGGTACAGCAGAGAAAGCGGCGGTACTAGCCAAAGAGTCGTTGATGGAGCACATTGATATTCAAGAGCTTATTGAACGCGGTCCGCAAAATGCGGAAGAAGAGCTTCGTCTTGATATCTTTAATCGCGTAAACCGACTTGGTATCGGTGCGCAAGGTCTTGGTGGTTTGACAACCGTGGTTGATGTGAAGATCAAGACTGCGCCAACTCATGCTGCTTCTAAACCTGTGTGTTTGATCCCGAACTGCGCGGCGACACGTCACGTGCACTTCACGCTTGATGGCAGTGGTCCTGCAGAGCTAACGCCACCGAAATTGGAAGATTGGCCAGATATTACTTGGGAAGCGGGTGAAAATACTCGTCGAGTCAATCTAGATACCATCACTAAAGAAGAAGCGATGGAGTGGAAAACTGGCGAAACGGTGCTGCTTTCAGGCAAAATTTTAACCGGTCGTGATGCCGCACATAAGCGTATTCAGACCATGTTAGAAAGTGGTGAAGGTTTACCAGCAGGTGTCGACTTTAAAGGTAAGTTTATTTACTACGTAGGTCCGGTTGACGCGGTAGGCGATGAAGTAGTGGGTCCTGCGGGTCCAACAACATCAACTCGTATGGATAAGTTTACTGATCTCATGCTCGAGCAAACTGGCATCATGGGTATGATCGGCAAAGCTGAGCGTGGTCCTGCAACGGTGGAATCAATCAAGCAGCACAAATCGGTGTACTTGATGGCTGTTGGTGGTGCGGCTTACCTAGTAGCTAAAGCGATCAAGAAAGCGCGCGTGGTTGCCTTTGAAGACCTTGGTATGGAAGCTATCTACGAGTTTGAAGTTGAAGATATGCCTGTCACGGTTGCGGTGGATTCTAATGGTGCAAATGCTCACCAAATTGGTCCAGATACTTGGAAAGTCAAAATCCAAGAAATGGAAGCTTAG
- the pabB gene encoding aminodeoxychorismate synthase component 1 codes for MNNTQPNSLQINQIKYASDLAQTLFAPISGQNWAMLLRSASKQHVDSRFDILVAKPVVTLVTHGEQTLVCDPSDSYQSAQDPFALIEQLQKQYLADIAYDGDLPFIGGALGYFAYDLGRRVETMPTLAEQDLTTPDMAVGLYEWAVVIDHQQQQAWVVGQNVDQHWQWLQQQQASAMPPFSLTSEWQSNMSEAQYRDKFTQVQEYLLSGDCYQINLAQRFTAAYQGSEWQAYCQLEQVNQAPFSAFIRTEQGAILSVSPERFLQVNNGVIETKPIKGTRPRFEQPELDLASANELANAEKDQAENLMIVDLLRNDVGRVAKPGTVHVPKLFDIESFPAVHHLVSTIKAELDSGYHAIDLLRASFPGGSITGAPKVRAMEIIEELEPHRRNAYCGSIGYISRHGRMDTSITIRTLVAENGQLHVWAGGGLVADSQAASEYQETFDKLSRILPVLS; via the coding sequence ATGAATAACACGCAACCAAATAGCTTACAAATCAACCAGATTAAATACGCTTCTGATCTTGCTCAGACTCTTTTTGCCCCGATTTCGGGACAAAACTGGGCGATGCTACTCCGCTCTGCCTCAAAGCAGCATGTCGATAGCCGATTTGATATTTTAGTTGCTAAACCAGTTGTGACATTAGTGACTCATGGTGAACAAACGCTTGTTTGCGACCCTTCTGATAGCTATCAATCCGCGCAAGACCCGTTTGCTTTAATTGAGCAGTTACAAAAGCAATATCTTGCCGACATCGCTTACGATGGGGACCTACCCTTCATTGGTGGCGCTTTGGGCTATTTTGCTTATGACTTAGGTCGTCGAGTTGAAACCATGCCAACACTCGCTGAGCAAGATCTAACAACACCTGATATGGCGGTTGGTTTGTATGAATGGGCAGTTGTGATTGACCACCAGCAGCAGCAAGCATGGGTTGTTGGACAAAATGTGGACCAGCATTGGCAGTGGTTGCAACAGCAGCAAGCGAGTGCAATGCCGCCATTCTCTCTCACCTCCGAGTGGCAGTCGAACATGAGTGAAGCGCAATACCGAGACAAATTTACGCAAGTGCAAGAGTACTTACTCTCAGGTGATTGCTATCAAATCAACCTCGCTCAACGCTTTACCGCAGCTTACCAAGGCTCTGAATGGCAAGCCTATTGCCAACTTGAACAAGTCAATCAAGCGCCATTTTCTGCCTTTATTCGCACTGAACAAGGGGCGATTTTAAGTGTTTCACCAGAGCGCTTTTTACAAGTGAACAATGGCGTAATTGAAACCAAACCAATCAAAGGCACTCGACCTCGTTTTGAGCAGCCCGAGCTGGATTTAGCTTCCGCCAATGAACTGGCAAACGCAGAAAAAGATCAAGCTGAAAACTTAATGATCGTTGACTTATTGCGTAACGATGTTGGTCGCGTCGCCAAACCAGGCACAGTCCATGTCCCTAAGCTATTCGATATTGAAAGCTTTCCTGCGGTGCACCATCTCGTGAGCACCATTAAAGCCGAACTAGATAGCGGCTACCACGCGATCGACCTACTCAGAGCAAGTTTCCCTGGCGGTTCTATCACCGGTGCGCCAAAAGTACGTGCCATGGAAATCATTGAAGAACTGGAGCCACACCGACGCAACGCATACTGCGGCAGTATTGGTTACATCAGCCGCCACGGCAGAATGGACACCAGTATCACCATCCGCACTCTAGTCGCAGAAAACGGTCAATTACACGTGTGGGCTGGCGGTGGCTTAGTCGCGGACAGCCAAGCTGCATCTGAGTACCAAGAAACGTTCGATAAGTTGAGCCGGATTTTACCGGTACTTTCTTAA
- a CDS encoding IS3 family transposase (programmed frameshift), producing the protein MTKRQRRTFSAEFKIDAASLVLDQGYSIPEAARSMDVGETALRRWVDQLKIERGGATPTTKALTPEQQKIQELEAKISRLEREKSIPKKGHRSLNVGRTRTFSLIDQLREYESVKTLCELFNVASSCYYEFKQRKPDANRIRLASRIKELFNMSRGSAGSRALVSMLRSENIEIGRFKVRKIMQEAGLTSKQPGSHRYKHAKSERLDIPNLLNREFSVVAPNRVWCGDITYIWSGSKWSYLAVVLDLFSRRVVGWSLSDKPDAELASKALDMAWEQRGRPKNVMFHSDQGCQYSSHKFRQRLWRYRITQSMSRRGNCWDNAPMERLFRSLKTEWVPATGYLTQVQAKKDISYYLMDYYNRQRPHQANDGLSPVNTENRLKSVSGIC; encoded by the exons ATGACAAAACGACAACGACGTACATTTTCTGCTGAATTCAAAATTGATGCTGCAAGCTTGGTTCTTGACCAAGGATATTCAATTCCAGAAGCAGCACGCTCCATGGATGTTGGGGAAACAGCTTTACGACGATGGGTCGATCAACTCAAGATTGAGCGTGGTGGTGCGACTCCGACAACCAAAGCCCTCACGCCTGAACAACAGAAAATCCAGGAATTAGAAGCCAAAATTAGTCGGTTGGAAAGAGAAAAATCTATAC CTAAAAAAGGCCACCGCTCTCTTAATGTCGGACGAACTCGAACGTTCTCGCTAATTGACCAGTTGAGGGAGTATGAATCGGTCAAGACGCTTTGTGAGCTGTTCAATGTAGCTTCGTCCTGTTACTACGAATTTAAGCAAAGAAAGCCGGATGCTAATCGCATTCGGCTAGCTAGTCGAATTAAAGAACTTTTCAATATGAGTCGAGGTTCTGCTGGCAGTCGTGCTCTTGTATCTATGCTTCGTTCAGAAAACATCGAAATCGGGCGATTTAAGGTACGGAAAATAATGCAAGAAGCCGGTTTAACAAGCAAACAGCCAGGCTCGCATCGATATAAGCATGCAAAATCAGAGAGACTGGATATCCCGAATCTGCTAAACCGTGAATTCTCTGTGGTTGCTCCGAATCGAGTGTGGTGCGGTGATATTACTTACATTTGGTCAGGTTCGAAGTGGAGTTATCTAGCCGTAGTACTTGATCTATTTAGTCGACGCGTCGTGGGTTGGTCTCTATCGGATAAACCTGATGCTGAATTAGCTTCTAAAGCCTTGGATATGGCTTGGGAGCAACGAGGCCGACCTAAGAACGTGATGTTTCATTCAGACCAAGGATGCCAATACAGCAGTCATAAATTTCGTCAAAGACTTTGGCGATATCGCATAACTCAAAGCATGAGTCGTCGAGGTAACTGTTGGGATAATGCTCCAATGGAGAGGCTCTTTAGAAGCCTGAAAACTGAATGGGTACCAGCAACGGGTTATTTGACTCAAGTTCAAGCGAAGAAAGATATCAGCTACTACTTGATGGACTACTACAATCGGCAACGACCTCATCAAGCAAATGATGGGCTGTCACCAGTAAATACCGAAAATCGGCTTAAATCTGTGTCCGGAATTTGTTGA
- a CDS encoding ATP-binding protein, with the protein MTSALERKIAREKASRKQAEILLEQKSLELYEANQQLKLVLKQLESQNLKGLQKLELEGYISQSLIHFGRSFLSRTLDDGLLSSFIERINACSLVASASLYLKADLMPSVLSCHFGKLRNFSTIQLNPSACWHESLLRLPVVIEQGVVGELGIEVEKNEIDNEFVQNQMALVVELICSAISRQLMITKTQAARKRAEESEKATKEFVAMINHELRTPLNGLLGSAELLADTPLNNEQQSMLSNLTHSGDLLRHIINDLLDFSKISAGMMELFPSKFSWEDMKTMLNGIFSPQAQEKRIAFIIEEQSPLPEAFVGDFERISQILANLIGNAVKFTASGKVEVLTHWDGENLNVTVRDTGCGISKDAQQRLFDPFVQADRTAKRTYEGTGLGLAICKNLVELMKGTIALESDVGIGSQFSISLPLQAAMKENPDCSTDKQEIRALESLSILVVDDIRMNQIIINQMLKKLSIVPDTAVNGIEAISAVKKGNYDLIFMDCRMPEMDGFEATSHLRAQKYTRPIVALTAGTTLEERDKCIASGMDDILTKPYTAADLKAMIEKWV; encoded by the coding sequence ATGACGAGTGCATTAGAGCGGAAAATTGCCCGAGAGAAAGCTTCACGTAAGCAAGCTGAGATTTTACTTGAGCAAAAAAGCTTAGAGCTTTACGAAGCGAATCAGCAGCTTAAGTTGGTTCTCAAACAGCTGGAGAGTCAAAATTTAAAGGGCCTTCAAAAATTAGAATTGGAGGGCTATATAAGCCAATCCCTCATTCACTTTGGGCGTTCGTTTCTCAGTCGCACCTTGGATGATGGTTTGCTTTCGAGTTTTATTGAGCGGATCAACGCTTGTTCACTGGTCGCCTCTGCCAGTCTTTACCTCAAAGCTGATCTTATGCCCTCAGTCTTGTCATGCCATTTCGGAAAACTTCGTAATTTCTCAACAATCCAACTAAATCCTTCCGCTTGTTGGCATGAGAGTCTACTGCGTCTACCTGTAGTCATTGAGCAAGGAGTCGTGGGGGAGTTGGGTATCGAAGTCGAGAAAAACGAAATTGATAATGAATTTGTGCAAAATCAGATGGCATTAGTGGTTGAACTTATTTGTAGTGCGATTAGCCGCCAACTTATGATCACGAAAACCCAAGCAGCAAGAAAACGAGCAGAAGAGTCGGAAAAAGCCACCAAAGAGTTTGTCGCGATGATCAACCATGAATTGCGTACCCCCTTAAATGGGCTGCTTGGTAGTGCTGAACTGCTTGCTGATACTCCTCTTAATAACGAACAGCAATCGATGCTGAGTAATCTGACACACTCTGGTGATTTACTTCGCCATATCATTAATGACTTGCTTGATTTTAGTAAGATCAGTGCTGGTATGATGGAGCTATTCCCAAGTAAGTTTAGTTGGGAAGATATGAAGACGATGCTCAATGGTATATTTTCTCCGCAAGCTCAGGAAAAACGGATAGCTTTTATCATTGAGGAGCAATCTCCATTACCCGAAGCTTTCGTTGGCGATTTTGAGCGTATTAGCCAGATTTTAGCGAACTTAATTGGTAATGCGGTTAAGTTTACCGCCAGCGGGAAGGTTGAAGTACTGACCCATTGGGATGGTGAAAATCTTAATGTAACAGTACGTGATACCGGATGTGGGATCAGTAAAGACGCTCAACAACGCTTGTTTGACCCGTTTGTTCAAGCAGATCGAACTGCCAAGCGAACCTACGAAGGGACAGGGCTTGGATTGGCAATTTGTAAAAACCTCGTAGAGTTGATGAAAGGAACGATTGCTCTGGAGAGTGATGTGGGCATTGGCAGTCAATTCTCTATTAGCTTACCGCTACAGGCCGCGATGAAAGAGAATCCTGATTGTTCTACTGATAAACAAGAGATTAGGGCGCTTGAGTCTCTATCTATTCTTGTTGTTGATGATATTCGTATGAATCAAATCATCATTAATCAGATGCTTAAGAAACTGTCAATCGTACCTGATACTGCTGTGAACGGGATTGAAGCGATTAGTGCGGTTAAGAAGGGCAACTATGATCTGATTTTTATGGATTGCCGTATGCCAGAGATGGATGGTTTCGAAGCCACTAGTCATTTGAGAGCGCAAAAATACACGCGACCGATCGTTGCACTGACGGCTGGCACCACTCTGGAAGAACGCGATAAATGTATCGCCAGCGGCATGGATGATATTTTAACCAAGCCTTATACTGCTGCGGATCTTAAAGCGATGATTGAGAAGTGGGTGTGA
- a CDS encoding heme NO-binding domain-containing protein: MKGIIFTEFMDLVEDKFGLEVLDQVLEQAGDEGIYTSVGSYDHRDLVKLIMKLSQITELPAETLQEVFGQTVFNNLYATLPKSASLGECKNSFQFVRLVEDYIHIEVKKLYPDANPPKFEFISESETELVFDYKSARCMSHVCLGLVKGCAEHFNEDLNISMNEKSPDNSHVRFNLTLMS, from the coding sequence ATGAAAGGAATCATTTTCACGGAGTTTATGGATCTTGTTGAAGATAAGTTTGGTTTAGAAGTGTTAGATCAAGTGTTGGAGCAAGCGGGAGATGAAGGCATTTATACTTCAGTTGGTAGTTATGACCATCGTGATCTCGTTAAGCTAATCATGAAACTCAGCCAAATTACCGAATTGCCTGCCGAGACGTTGCAAGAAGTGTTCGGTCAGACAGTGTTTAATAACCTTTATGCGACACTACCTAAGTCTGCAAGCTTAGGAGAATGCAAGAACAGCTTTCAATTTGTTCGGTTGGTTGAAGATTACATCCATATCGAAGTGAAGAAGCTCTATCCCGATGCAAACCCGCCTAAGTTTGAGTTTATTTCCGAAAGTGAAACTGAATTGGTTTTTGACTACAAAAGCGCGCGCTGTATGTCTCATGTTTGCTTGGGGCTGGTAAAGGGGTGTGCCGAGCATTTTAACGAAGACCTCAACATTTCTATGAATGAAAAATCCCCAGACAATAGTCATGTTCGATTTAACCTGACCTTAATGAGTTAG
- a CDS encoding CoA pyrophosphatase, translated as MLLPTSRFSLIQQFQTKQPVAYHGESLKRLDFLKDQPLRKAAVLIGFVERKQGLHVLFTKRASHLKHHPGQVSFPGGKQESSDITLAHTALRETEEEIGIFEHQIEIFGQMVELPTISRFSVTPYLAFIHPNYQTTIDKNEVDEVFEVPVEVILDPQQLQSSTFFVNQQTHRVFGINYGRHFIWGMTAQIIQALQAHLVQN; from the coding sequence GTGCTATTACCAACAAGTCGTTTCAGCTTAATTCAGCAATTCCAAACCAAACAACCCGTTGCCTACCATGGCGAATCTCTCAAGCGCTTAGATTTTTTAAAAGACCAGCCATTACGTAAAGCGGCAGTATTAATTGGTTTTGTTGAGCGAAAACAAGGCTTACATGTGCTATTTACTAAACGAGCAAGCCATTTAAAACACCATCCGGGGCAAGTCAGTTTTCCCGGAGGCAAACAAGAAAGCTCCGATATCACTTTAGCTCACACCGCTTTACGTGAGACTGAAGAAGAGATTGGTATTTTTGAGCATCAAATTGAAATTTTCGGTCAAATGGTGGAATTACCAACCATTAGCCGTTTTTCTGTCACTCCCTACCTGGCATTCATCCATCCGAACTATCAGACCACCATCGACAAAAATGAAGTTGATGAGGTTTTTGAGGTGCCGGTTGAGGTTATTTTAGATCCACAACAACTTCAAAGTAGTACATTTTTTGTCAACCAACAGACACACCGCGTATTCGGTATTAACTACGGTCGTCACTTCATTTGGGGGATGACAGCACAAATTATTCAAGCGCTACAAGCCCACCTAGTACAAAATTAA
- a CDS encoding aromatic amino acid transport family protein, whose translation MNSTTTSAAAEKSSSKFTYKDFTWCLSLFGTAVGAGVLFLPIKAGAGGFWPLVALALIAAPMTWFAHKSLARFVLSAKNPEADITDTVEEHFGKTGANLITFAYFFAIYPIVLIYSVGITNTVDSFLVNQMGMESLPRPLLSGALILAMTAGVIFGKELMLKATSAMVYPLVFILLALSVFLIPDWNTSMIEVAPDFSTMPVVVWLAIPIIVFSFNHSPVISQFSKEQRMNFGDDAVKKTDAITGGAAMMLMGFVMFFVFSVVLSLSPEQLAMAQEQNISVLSYLANVHDNPIISYMGPVVAFAAITSSYFGHFLGAHEGLVGLIKSRSSTPVSKIEKGSLLFIVITTWIVAIVNPSILGMIETMGAPMIAAILFILPVFAMHKVPAMAKYKTSAPVQLFTVICGLAAITSVIYGAL comes from the coding sequence ATGAACTCTACTACTACTTCAGCTGCGGCTGAGAAATCGTCTAGTAAGTTTACTTACAAAGACTTCACTTGGTGTCTATCGCTATTCGGTACTGCTGTAGGTGCTGGTGTACTATTCCTTCCAATTAAAGCGGGTGCTGGCGGTTTCTGGCCTCTAGTTGCTCTTGCTCTAATTGCTGCACCAATGACTTGGTTTGCACACAAATCTCTAGCTCGTTTCGTTCTTTCTGCAAAGAACCCAGAAGCGGACATCACTGACACAGTAGAAGAACACTTCGGTAAAACTGGCGCGAACCTAATCACTTTCGCTTACTTCTTCGCTATTTACCCTATCGTTCTTATTTACAGTGTAGGTATCACAAACACGGTTGACTCTTTCCTAGTTAACCAAATGGGTATGGAATCACTTCCTCGTCCATTACTTTCTGGCGCACTTATCCTAGCGATGACAGCGGGTGTAATTTTCGGTAAAGAACTAATGCTGAAAGCAACTTCAGCAATGGTTTACCCTCTAGTATTCATCCTACTAGCGCTATCTGTATTCCTAATCCCTGACTGGAACACGTCAATGATTGAAGTAGCACCAGACTTCAGCACTATGCCTGTAGTTGTTTGGCTAGCAATTCCAATCATCGTATTCTCATTCAACCACAGCCCAGTTATCTCTCAGTTCTCTAAAGAACAACGCATGAACTTCGGTGACGACGCAGTTAAGAAAACTGACGCTATCACTGGTGGTGCAGCGATGATGCTAATGGGCTTCGTTATGTTCTTCGTATTCTCTGTTGTACTGTCTCTATCTCCAGAGCAGTTAGCAATGGCACAAGAGCAAAACATCTCTGTACTATCTTACCTAGCAAACGTACACGACAACCCAATCATCTCTTACATGGGTCCTGTTGTTGCTTTCGCTGCGATTACTTCTAGCTACTTCGGCCACTTCCTAGGTGCTCACGAAGGTCTAGTAGGCCTAATCAAGTCTCGTTCTTCTACTCCTGTAAGCAAGATCGAGAAAGGCTCACTACTATTCATCGTTATCACTACTTGGATTGTTGCAATTGTTAACCCAAGCATCCTAGGCATGATTGAAACAATGGGCGCACCAATGATTGCGGCTATCCTGTTCATCCTACCTGTATTCGCGATGCACAAAGTACCAGCAATGGCTAAGTACAAAACTTCAGCACCTGTACAGCTTTTCACAGTTATCTGTGGTCTTGCAGCGATTACTTCTGTAATCTACGGCGCTCTTTAA
- a CDS encoding L-serine ammonia-lyase encodes MISVFDIYKIGVGPSSSHTVGPMKAGKEFIDDLRSMGKLRDITKITVDVYGSLSLTGKGHHTDIAIIMGLAGNTPEKVDIDSIPGFIARVEETERLPVGMHCHTVSFPKDGGMNFHTTNLSLHENGMQIHAWIDDEVAYSKTYYSIGGGFIVDEENFGKEEENPIKVPYTFTTAEELVNQCKEHGLSISTLVMKNQAALHSDEESRTYFANIWKTMREGMDRGMNTEGILPGPLRVPRRAAALRQQLLTSEKTSNDPMAVVDWVNMFAFAVNEENAAGGRVVTAPTNGACGIIPAVLAYYDKFIQTVTEKDYIRYFAASGAIGGLYKRNASISGAEVGCQGEVGVACSMAAAGLAELMGGSPEQVCMAAEIAMEHNLGLTCDPVAGQVQVPCIERNGIAAVKAINSTRMALRRSSAPTVSLDKVIETMLETGKDMNAKYRETSQGGLAIKVIC; translated from the coding sequence ATGATTAGTGTTTTTGACATCTATAAAATCGGCGTTGGTCCTTCTAGCTCACACACTGTTGGTCCAATGAAAGCGGGTAAAGAATTTATTGATGATCTTCGTTCAATGGGAAAATTGCGCGACATCACTAAAATCACCGTTGACGTTTATGGATCACTATCACTGACAGGGAAAGGTCACCACACAGATATCGCAATCATCATGGGTCTTGCTGGCAATACCCCTGAAAAAGTAGATATCGACTCTATCCCGGGCTTTATTGCTCGCGTAGAAGAAACTGAGCGCCTTCCTGTTGGCATGCACTGTCACACAGTATCGTTCCCTAAAGATGGTGGTATGAACTTCCATACTACTAACTTATCGCTACACGAAAACGGCATGCAAATCCACGCGTGGATTGATGACGAAGTAGCATACTCTAAGACTTATTACTCAATCGGTGGTGGTTTCATCGTCGATGAAGAGAACTTCGGTAAAGAAGAAGAGAACCCAATCAAAGTTCCTTACACGTTCACTACTGCTGAAGAGCTAGTAAACCAGTGTAAAGAACACGGTCTTTCTATCAGTACCCTAGTAATGAAGAACCAAGCGGCTCTTCACTCTGATGAAGAGTCACGTACATACTTTGCGAACATTTGGAAAACAATGCGCGAAGGTATGGATCGCGGTATGAATACTGAAGGTATTCTGCCTGGTCCACTACGTGTACCTCGTCGTGCAGCAGCACTTCGTCAACAGCTACTAACGTCAGAGAAAACCTCTAACGATCCAATGGCAGTTGTAGACTGGGTAAACATGTTTGCTTTCGCTGTTAACGAAGAAAACGCTGCAGGCGGTCGTGTGGTAACGGCTCCAACTAACGGTGCGTGTGGTATCATCCCTGCTGTTCTAGCGTACTACGACAAGTTCATCCAAACCGTAACTGAAAAAGATTACATCCGTTACTTCGCAGCTTCAGGCGCGATCGGCGGTCTTTACAAGCGTAACGCATCTATCTCTGGTGCTGAAGTAGGCTGTCAGGGCGAAGTTGGCGTGGCATGTTCTATGGCCGCTGCTGGTCTTGCTGAGCTTATGGGCGGTAGCCCAGAGCAAGTATGTATGGCTGCAGAAATCGCAATGGAACACAACCTAGGTCTAACTTGTGACCCAGTTGCTGGTCAGGTTCAAGTACCATGTATCGAGCGTAACGGTATTGCTGCAGTTAAAGCAATCAACTCAACGCGCATGGCACTTCGCCGTTCATCTGCACCAACTGTATCTCTAGACAAAGTTATCGAAACAATGCTAGAAACAGGTAAAGACATGAACGCTAAATACCGTGAGACTTCTCAAGGTGGTCTAGCGATTAAAGTTATCTGCTAA
- a CDS encoding GNAT family N-acetyltransferase: MIAIKPAKLKDFASLMQLEVFPEQKALHLPFEQIYHNRSKYEVILTLYAEHHPVGYMVVDKSFSHYATFSRRHELGLKYIVLDKHHQKQGHGREAINKLLVYANAIDSSSDSICVTLPANDTASQQFFTTLGFSEEAKLFFGKNGKERIMRHKL, from the coding sequence ATGATTGCAATCAAACCAGCCAAGTTAAAGGACTTTGCCAGTTTAATGCAGCTAGAAGTGTTCCCTGAACAAAAAGCACTTCACCTACCCTTTGAACAGATCTATCACAATCGCTCTAAGTATGAAGTCATCCTGACGCTTTATGCGGAACATCACCCTGTGGGCTATATGGTGGTGGACAAATCATTTTCTCACTATGCCACTTTTTCACGTCGACATGAGCTTGGCTTAAAATACATCGTGTTAGACAAACATCATCAAAAACAAGGTCATGGGCGCGAAGCCATCAACAAATTACTTGTTTACGCTAATGCCATAGATTCAAGTAGCGACTCAATCTGTGTGACCTTACCTGCTAACGACACCGCGTCTCAGCAATTTTTCACAACGTTGGGGTTTAGTGAAGAAGCGAAACTGTTCTTTGGTAAAAACGGAAAAGAGCGCATCATGCGCCACAAGCTATAG
- the queD gene encoding 6-carboxytetrahydropterin synthase QueD translates to MKTELYKEFMFEAAHHLPNVPEGHKCGRLHGHSFLVRLYVEGEVDPHTGWVVDFAEIKAAFKPIYDRLDHYYLNDIEGLENPTSEVLAKWIWQQLKPSLPLLSKVEIKETCTAGCIYRGE, encoded by the coding sequence ATGAAAACCGAGTTGTACAAAGAGTTTATGTTTGAAGCAGCCCATCATCTGCCAAATGTGCCAGAAGGGCACAAATGCGGTCGCTTACATGGACACTCATTTTTAGTTCGCCTTTACGTTGAAGGAGAGGTGGACCCACATACTGGCTGGGTAGTCGATTTCGCGGAAATAAAGGCTGCATTTAAACCAATTTATGACCGATTGGATCACTATTACCTTAATGATATTGAGGGTCTAGAAAACCCGACTAGTGAAGTTCTGGCGAAATGGATTTGGCAACAATTGAAACCATCGTTGCCATTACTGAGTAAGGTGGAAATTAAAGAAACGTGTACTGCCGGTTGTATCTATCGCGGCGAATAA